One Aegilops tauschii subsp. strangulata cultivar AL8/78 chromosome 7, Aet v6.0, whole genome shotgun sequence genomic window carries:
- the LOC109763582 gene encoding uncharacterized protein has product MAASSSSPAAAAVGRAVEEVRSALNEHADVVAELFGRVSTELRGGFGPAVDTFVGFFHAVDWKEPWLIGMISFHVILLLVTIISRRNINFQLILSALTFSGVFLAEKINTFLGQNWKSFSSQNYFDPQGLFISVMWSGPLLLITILILVNTLVTLCMLMVRWKRAELKHRAREARSKQE; this is encoded by the exons ATGGCggcgtcctcctcctccccggcggcggcggcggttgggcGAGCGGTGGAGGAGGTGCGTTCGGCGCTGAACGAGCACGCTGACGTGGTGGCCGAGCTCTTCGGCCGCGTCTCCACCGAGCTCCGCGGCGGGTTCGGCCCCGCCGTCGACACTTTCGTCGGCTTCTTCCACGCCGTTGACTGGAAG GAACCTTGGTTGATCGGCATGATAAGTTTCCATGTCATTCTGCTACTGGTAACCATCATCTCCAGGAGGAACATCAATTTCCAACTTATCTTGTCAGCTTTAACAT TTTCTGGTGTATTCCTTGCCGAGAAAATAAACACGTTCTTAGGACAAAACTGGAAGAGCTTCTCAAGCCAGAATTACTTTGATCCCCAAGGCCTCTTCATCTCGGTCATGTGGTCCGGTCCCTTGCTCCTGATTACGATACTTATTCTG GTGAACACCCTTGTGACGCTCTGCATGCTCATGGTAAGGTGGAAAAGGGCCGAGCtcaagcaccgtgctcgtgaggCCCGTAGCAAGCAGGAGTGA
- the LOC109763590 gene encoding NAC domain-containing protein 105 has translation MEESSCNTVPPGFRFHPTEEELVGYYLARKVSSHKIDLDIIQEVDLYRIEPWDLQERCGKYGGGGGGQEDPTTEYYFFSYKDRKYPSGTRTNRATAAGFWKATGRDKPVLSSSSSSPASVIGMRKTLVFYRGRAPNGRKTDWIIHEYRLQSNEHAPTQEEGWVVCRAFVKPVPNQQHRLSYGGGGYPTMNGSYSSASNYYYYDNPNARLMVAGGGPPHDQHVLAAESKQQVQLFPSDLPPPLQSPTFDGEGEGDISQISGGCSSADQQLAAAAGTIDWNLWSSLLPSTAPQLFHGQTMTPPPAANSSSSKNT, from the exons ATGGAGGAGTCCTCTTGCAACACGGTGCCCCCGGGGTTCAGGTTCCACCCCACGGAGGAGGAGCTCGTCGGCTACTACCTCGCCAGGAAGGTCTCCTCCCACAAGATCGACCTCGACATCATCCAGGAGGTCGACCTCTACCGGATCGAGCCGTGGGATCTCCAAG AGAGGTGCGGCAAgtacggcggcggaggaggcgggcAGGAAGATCCGACGACGGAGTACTACTTCTTCAGCTACAAGGACCGCAAGTACCCCAGCGGCACGCGCACCAACCGCGCCACGGCCgccggcttctggaaggccaccGGGAGGGACAAGCCGGTGCtgtcctcgtcctcgtcgtcTCCGGCGAGCGTCATCGGCATGAGGAAGACGCTCGTCTTCTACCGCGGCCGCGCCCCCAACGGCCGCAAGACCGACTGGATCATCCACGAGTACCGCCTCCAGTCCAACGAGCACGCGCCCACACAG GAGGAAGGGTGGGTGGTTTGCCGCGCGTTCGTGAAGCCGGTGCCCAACCAGCAGCACAGGCTGTCCTACGGCGGTGGCGGGTACCCGACGATGAACGGCAGCTACAGCTCCGCCTCCAATTACTACTACTACGACAACCCTAACGCGCGGCTGATGGTCGCCGGCGGGGGTCCGCCACATGATCAGCATGTTCTGGCGGCGGAGTCCAAGCAGCAGGTGCAGCTGTTCCcctccgacctgccgccgccgctccAGAGCCCGACCTTCgacggcgagggcgagggcgacaTCTCGCAGATCAGCGGTGGGTGTAGCAGTGCTGATCAGCAGCTGGCCGCTGCTGCTGGGACGATCGACTGGAACCTGTGGAGCAGCTTGCTGCCGTCCACGGCGCCACAGCTCTTCCACGGCCAGACAATGacgccgccgccggcagccaaTTCGAGCTCCTCCAAGAACACTTAA